The following proteins are co-located in the Corynebacterium kalinowskii genome:
- a CDS encoding YaaA family protein, whose amino-acid sequence MLIVLPPSETKAWGGDGPALDVEKLSFPSLNPVRRELLRIVSGMTDVQARKSLGLSEKQLDEAAANRELLTSPTMPAILRYTGVLYDALDAPTLPAPALDRLVIGSALFGLVRATDQIPHYRLSGGSKLPRSTKTMKARWGARITRVLSAESGLIVDLRSGTYQQLGPVPGAVTVRVEKNGKVVSHFNKHYRGLVARELAIVASGITSTDDVIRILAEAGIELKKRSDDQLCLEI is encoded by the coding sequence ATGTTGATCGTGTTGCCACCTTCTGAGACGAAAGCGTGGGGCGGGGATGGCCCGGCGCTGGACGTCGAAAAGCTCAGCTTTCCTTCATTGAACCCCGTGCGACGCGAGCTGCTGCGCATCGTCTCTGGCATGACGGACGTGCAGGCTAGGAAATCCCTCGGATTGTCGGAAAAGCAATTGGACGAGGCCGCTGCCAACCGCGAGCTGCTCACCTCCCCCACCATGCCGGCGATTCTGCGCTACACGGGCGTGCTTTACGACGCCCTTGACGCTCCCACTCTCCCCGCTCCCGCCCTCGATCGGCTGGTCATCGGCTCAGCGCTCTTCGGTCTCGTCAGAGCTACAGACCAGATCCCGCACTATCGACTTTCCGGTGGCAGCAAGCTCCCTCGTTCCACGAAGACGATGAAGGCACGCTGGGGTGCCCGCATCACGCGCGTGCTGTCGGCGGAGTCCGGCTTGATCGTTGACCTACGCAGCGGCACGTACCAGCAGCTCGGACCTGTTCCCGGAGCCGTCACAGTCCGGGTGGAAAAGAACGGAAAAGTGGTCAGTCACTTTAATAAGCACTACCGCGGGCTGGTGGCGCGGGAGTTGGCGATCGTAGCCAGTGGCATCACAAGTACCGACGATGTTATACGAATCCTCGCAGAAGCTGGCATAGAGCTTAAGAAGAGAAGCGACGACCAGTTGTGCCTCGAAATCTAG